In Entomomonas moraniae, one DNA window encodes the following:
- a CDS encoding MFS transporter, which produces MSIQQTNNNKLYINIMLMVAGAHLVNDLIQSMLTATYPLLEQKFALSLAQVGCITLVYQITASILQPAIGLYTDKHPKPYLLPLGMAATTLGLIMLALANSFPLLLVSAGLLGVGSSTFHPEGSRVARSASGGRFGLAQSTFQVGGNIGSSLGPLLVSLVVLHYNKQVYILWFVVIGLIGITLLSRISAWSTTHLKASIKRTPLDLTLPFSKQKTILALAILGILIFSKYFYMASITNYYSFYLIEKFHLENSTAVLFLFLFLSSVALGTFLGGPIGDRIGRKYVIWFSILGAAPFTLALPYANLFWTAVFSVCIGLILSSAFAAIVVYAQELIPGRVGMIAGLFFGFMFGMSGIAAAVLGYAADQTSLEYIFKFCSFLPLLGIITAFLPDVESSLNTAINHFKK; this is translated from the coding sequence ATGAGCATTCAACAAACAAACAATAATAAGCTATACATTAACATTATGCTAATGGTCGCAGGGGCACATTTAGTCAACGATCTTATTCAATCGATGCTAACAGCCACCTACCCATTATTAGAGCAAAAATTCGCTCTCTCTTTAGCACAAGTAGGCTGTATTACACTGGTATACCAAATTACGGCTTCTATATTACAACCCGCTATTGGTCTATACACAGATAAACATCCCAAGCCCTATCTACTTCCCCTAGGAATGGCAGCAACAACTTTGGGGCTCATAATGCTTGCGCTAGCAAATAGTTTTCCATTATTACTAGTCTCGGCAGGACTTTTAGGGGTTGGGTCATCTACCTTCCATCCTGAAGGCTCCCGCGTAGCTCGTAGTGCATCAGGAGGACGTTTTGGCCTTGCACAATCTACTTTTCAGGTCGGTGGTAACATCGGTTCATCACTAGGCCCCTTATTAGTGAGTTTGGTCGTATTACACTACAATAAACAGGTCTATATTTTATGGTTTGTTGTTATTGGGCTTATCGGAATCACATTACTAAGTCGAATCAGTGCTTGGAGTACAACCCATTTAAAAGCAAGTATTAAACGCACACCTTTAGATCTAACGCTTCCTTTTAGTAAACAAAAGACTATTCTGGCATTAGCTATTTTAGGTATTTTGATTTTTTCTAAATATTTTTACATGGCAAGCATTACTAACTATTATTCTTTTTATTTAATTGAAAAGTTCCATTTAGAAAATAGTACAGCCGTCCTATTTTTATTTTTGTTCTTGTCTTCTGTCGCATTAGGTACCTTTTTAGGTGGTCCTATTGGCGATAGAATAGGCCGCAAATACGTTATATGGTTTTCCATTTTAGGCGCAGCACCATTTACGTTAGCTCTCCCCTATGCCAATCTATTCTGGACTGCTGTATTTAGTGTTTGCATTGGTTTAATTCTCTCTTCGGCCTTTGCTGCTATTGTGGTTTATGCACAAGAGCTAATCCCTGGCAGAGTCGGAATGATTGCTGGATTGTTTTTTGGTTTTATGTTTGGCATGAGCGGTATCGCTGCTGCAGTTTTAGGCTACGCAGCGGACCAAACAAGCCTAGAATATATCTTTAAATTTTGCTCTTTCTTACCCTTGTTAGGAATTATTACAGCTTTCTTACCTGATGTTGAAAGTAGTCTAAACACAGCTATTAATCATTTTAAGAAATAA
- a CDS encoding deoxyguanosinetriphosphate triphosphohydrolase, giving the protein MNWQLLLSPERLGKTVLGPDELGRSPFHKDYDRVIFSGAFRRLGRKTQVHPVSSNDLIHTRLTHSLEVASVGRSLGILVGELLRDELPHWCLPVDLGVIVQSACLAHDIGNPPFGHSGEDAFRYWFLQAAGKGWFDEMADKELADFLNFEGNAQGLRILTQLEYHQYEGGMRLTYATLGSYLKYPWTSRYAQAEGYKKCKFGCYQSELPLLEQIVTKLGLPQVDVERWQRHPLVYLLEVADDICYGLIDLEDGIEMDLLSYKEVESLLLDLVGVKTPKLMEQLDAISSPRRKLAILRGKAIHHLTNAAADAFVSQQAMLLEGKLVGDLAEYMDSASKECILKAKKIAREKIFQDKQKTLHEIGAYTTLEVLLNNFCGAAIELHSKGTLSFKNKRIFDLLGHDVPREDWSLYQSVMRMIDFISGMTDNYATEMAKEMTGRSSPV; this is encoded by the coding sequence TTGAACTGGCAACTATTATTATCTCCTGAGCGTTTGGGTAAGACTGTGTTAGGTCCTGATGAGTTAGGTCGCAGTCCGTTTCATAAGGATTATGATCGGGTTATTTTCTCAGGTGCATTTCGTCGTTTGGGACGAAAAACGCAAGTACATCCTGTTTCGAGTAATGATCTTATTCATACTCGTCTTACCCACAGTTTGGAAGTGGCCTCAGTGGGCCGCTCTCTGGGAATCTTGGTAGGAGAGTTATTACGCGATGAGTTGCCTCATTGGTGTTTGCCTGTTGATTTAGGGGTGATCGTTCAGTCAGCCTGTCTTGCTCATGATATAGGTAATCCTCCCTTTGGACACTCAGGGGAGGATGCATTTCGTTACTGGTTTCTTCAGGCAGCAGGTAAAGGATGGTTTGATGAAATGGCCGATAAGGAGTTGGCAGACTTTTTAAATTTTGAAGGAAATGCCCAAGGTTTACGTATTTTAACGCAATTGGAATATCACCAATATGAAGGGGGCATGCGTTTAACTTATGCCACCTTAGGTAGCTATCTCAAATACCCTTGGACATCACGCTATGCACAGGCAGAAGGTTATAAAAAGTGTAAGTTTGGTTGTTACCAAAGCGAGTTACCACTGTTAGAGCAGATTGTCACCAAGTTAGGATTACCTCAAGTGGATGTAGAGCGTTGGCAACGTCACCCCCTCGTTTATTTGTTGGAGGTGGCAGATGATATTTGTTATGGTTTAATTGATCTAGAAGACGGCATAGAAATGGATTTATTGTCTTATAAAGAAGTTGAGTCATTATTGCTTGATTTAGTGGGAGTAAAAACACCAAAACTAATGGAGCAACTAGATGCTATTAGTAGCCCTCGCCGTAAGCTTGCTATTTTACGTGGAAAAGCGATACACCATTTGACGAATGCCGCTGCTGACGCTTTTGTTAGCCAACAGGCTATGCTGTTGGAGGGTAAGCTGGTAGGTGATTTAGCAGAGTATATGGACAGTGCAAGTAAAGAATGTATTTTGAAAGCTAAAAAAATAGCTCGTGAAAAAATTTTCCAAGATAAACAAAAAACATTGCATGAAATTGGTGCCTATACAACGCTTGAGGTTTTATTGAATAATTTTTGTGGGGCTGCTATTGAACTCCATAGTAAAGGAACTTTATCCTTCAAAAATAAGCGTATTTTTGATCTGTTAGGGCATGATGTACCAAGAGAGGATTGGTCATTGTATCAATCAGTAATGAGGATGATTGATTTTATTTCGGGGATGACCGATAACTATGCTACTGAAATGGCCAAAGAAATGACTGGGCGTTCAAGTCCTGTATGA
- a CDS encoding phage holin family protein: protein MDAKEASSESVNASKGLSQAAINLLNSHMDLLSIEFEEAKRFYWQCFIRMAILVVFGMLFLVFFSIGIIVYFWETHRIFTLGCLSSVCFLLMIAAGFSLLYLRKKTKLFSATREELIKDKVVFYE, encoded by the coding sequence ATGGATGCTAAAGAAGCTTCTAGTGAGTCGGTAAACGCCTCAAAAGGGTTAAGCCAAGCGGCTATTAATTTACTAAATAGCCATATGGATTTGTTGTCTATAGAGTTTGAAGAAGCAAAAAGATTTTATTGGCAATGTTTTATTCGTATGGCTATTTTAGTGGTTTTTGGCATGTTATTTTTAGTGTTTTTCTCAATAGGCATTATTGTTTATTTTTGGGAAACACATCGTATATTTACCCTTGGTTGTTTGTCATCGGTCTGTTTTTTATTGATGATTGCCGCAGGCTTTAGCCTTCTGTATTTAAGGAAAAAAACTAAACTATTTTCCGCTACAAGAGAAGAGCTTATAAAAGATAAGGTTGTTTTTTATGAGTAA
- a CDS encoding DUF883 family protein, producing MKTTDEQEKDIKSVAKKAKDDLVSQFNEIIDGAERLLKETTHEADEKTQELRERLATKIHDIRGTLDDHVQPICKKGKEAIKATDDYVKSHPWASVGIAAAAAVVVAQLLRRR from the coding sequence ATGAAAACAACAGATGAACAAGAAAAAGATATTAAATCAGTCGCTAAAAAAGCTAAAGATGATTTAGTTTCACAGTTTAATGAAATCATCGATGGTGCAGAGCGTTTGTTAAAAGAAACCACCCATGAGGCTGACGAAAAGACGCAAGAACTTCGTGAGCGTTTAGCTACAAAAATTCATGATATTCGTGGAACTTTGGATGATCATGTACAGCCTATTTGCAAAAAAGGTAAAGAGGCGATTAAGGCAACCGATGACTATGTTAAATCACATCCGTGGGCTTCTGTTGGAATTGCAGCAGCAGCAGCTGTTGTTGTAGCTCAGTTATTACGTAGACGTTAA
- the rpmB gene encoding 50S ribosomal protein L28, which translates to MSRVCQVTGKGPAVGNNVSHAQNKTRRRFLPNLQHHRFWVESENRFVRLRVSAKGMRMIDKLGIDAVLADIRARGGKV; encoded by the coding sequence ATGTCAAGAGTTTGTCAAGTAACTGGTAAAGGGCCAGCAGTAGGAAACAACGTTTCCCACGCACAAAATAAAACGCGTCGTCGTTTTTTACCTAATCTTCAACATCACCGTTTTTGGGTTGAATCAGAAAATCGCTTTGTTCGTTTACGTGTTTCAGCTAAAGGCATGCGTATGATCGATAAATTAGGTATCGATGCAGTATTAGCAGATATTCGTGCTCGTGGCGGCAAAGTTTAA
- the rpmG gene encoding 50S ribosomal protein L33: MRELIRLVSSAGTGHFYTTDKNKRTTPDKIEIKKYDPVVRKHVVYKEAKIK; this comes from the coding sequence ATGCGTGAATTAATTCGTTTAGTATCTAGTGCTGGAACAGGTCATTTTTATACAACTGACAAAAACAAACGTACTACACCTGATAAAATTGAAATCAAAAAGTACGATCCTGTTGTACGTAAGCACGTAGTTTACAAAGAAGCTAAAATTAAATAA
- a CDS encoding SDR family NAD(P)-dependent oxidoreductase — translation MTDTVFITGVTSGFGYATALRFAKAGWKLILTGRRTERLEKLKAQLSSVPVHIITLDVRDANAVKQAVATLPEEFKSIKTLVNNAGLALAPDLAQKVALEDWHTMIDTNITGLVNVTHALLPSLIATGKGATIINLGSIAGQWPYPGSHVYGASKAFVKQFSYNLRCDLLGTGVRVTDIAPGMAETEFTLVRTGGNQKASDDLYQGTTPLSAEDIGEQIYHIATLPDHINYNRVEIMPVRQAWSAFAVDRDK, via the coding sequence ATGACGGATACTGTTTTTATTACAGGCGTCACATCAGGTTTCGGTTATGCTACTGCCTTACGTTTTGCCAAGGCTGGCTGGAAACTTATCTTAACAGGCCGCAGAACTGAACGCTTAGAAAAGTTAAAAGCTCAACTTTCATCAGTACCTGTTCACATTATTACCTTAGATGTACGCGATGCTAATGCTGTAAAACAAGCAGTTGCAACACTTCCTGAAGAGTTTAAATCCATAAAAACATTGGTCAATAATGCAGGACTTGCATTGGCACCTGATCTTGCACAAAAAGTGGCGTTAGAAGATTGGCATACCATGATTGACACCAATATTACAGGGCTCGTTAATGTCACACACGCGCTACTTCCTTCGCTAATCGCCACAGGTAAAGGCGCCACAATTATTAACCTTGGATCAATTGCCGGGCAATGGCCTTATCCTGGAAGTCATGTTTACGGAGCATCAAAGGCCTTTGTAAAGCAATTCAGTTACAATTTACGTTGTGATCTATTAGGTACAGGGGTTAGAGTAACAGATATTGCGCCAGGAATGGCTGAAACAGAATTTACTCTCGTGCGCACAGGGGGCAACCAAAAAGCCTCAGATGATTTATATCAGGGAACAACGCCCCTTTCTGCAGAGGATATTGGTGAGCAGATATATCATATTGCTACCCTACCTGATCATATTAATTATAATCGTGTTGAAATTATGCCTGTACGACAAGCATGGTCAGCCTTTGCAGTTGATCGTGATAAATAA
- the dacB gene encoding D-alanyl-D-alanine carboxypeptidase/D-alanyl-D-alanine endopeptidase, translated as MTNLFRTVVLAASLVVSFSAIAAPNNNDNLAQAIKKSLEANKIAPDTLSLAIIPLTGNGKATYINADTPMNPASTMKLLTTYSALELLGPGFRWKTAFYTDGEVKNGIVHGNLYLKGNGDPKLNMERLWLLLRDLRNNGITAIQGNLILDRSYFNMPEEKVFLDDSNESYRPYLVSPDSLLINFKVIRIISHTDNKQAKIVSDPLLKDLQIVNELQVVAPRKKNHCPVMPDIEYIPVTQQNGTIKLTVSGNIVEECSVQKYISLFDHDRYAANIIRSFWKELGGQISGQSRIGVMPKDAKLLAVTWSPDLVEVIRDINKFSNNTMAKQLFLTIGARNRKSGDKDDAEAAYRTIYNWLLTKGVSPEQLKMENGSGLSREERITAKEMVGLLQMAWKGNYSAEFIASMPIIGVDGTMSKRLRKTEARGRGHIKTGTLNNVRAIAGFIKDKNNNVWAIAAILNDSKPWGSSDVLDDILLDTYNQ; from the coding sequence ATGACAAACCTATTTCGTACAGTTGTTCTTGCAGCTTCATTAGTCGTTTCTTTTTCCGCTATTGCAGCACCAAACAATAATGATAACCTTGCACAAGCTATCAAAAAATCTCTCGAAGCTAATAAAATAGCCCCAGATACCTTATCACTGGCTATTATCCCTTTAACAGGAAATGGTAAGGCAACTTATATTAATGCTGATACCCCCATGAATCCAGCGTCTACCATGAAGCTATTAACCACCTACTCTGCCCTCGAACTATTAGGTCCAGGTTTTCGATGGAAGACAGCCTTTTATACCGATGGCGAAGTTAAAAATGGTATTGTTCATGGCAATCTTTATCTAAAAGGTAATGGCGATCCCAAGCTTAATATGGAGCGTCTCTGGCTATTACTAAGAGACTTAAGAAATAATGGTATTACTGCGATTCAAGGTAACTTAATACTTGATCGCAGTTACTTCAATATGCCTGAAGAAAAAGTATTTTTAGATGACAGCAATGAAAGTTATCGCCCCTACCTCGTATCGCCTGATTCTCTTCTCATTAACTTTAAAGTAATTCGCATCATTAGTCATACAGACAATAAACAGGCAAAAATCGTTTCAGACCCTCTATTAAAGGATCTACAAATAGTCAATGAATTACAAGTCGTAGCACCAAGAAAGAAAAACCATTGCCCGGTTATGCCTGACATCGAATACATCCCTGTAACACAGCAGAATGGCACGATTAAACTCACTGTATCAGGAAATATTGTTGAAGAATGTAGCGTTCAGAAATATATCTCACTGTTTGACCATGACCGCTATGCGGCAAATATCATCCGCTCTTTCTGGAAAGAACTAGGAGGCCAAATATCTGGACAAAGCAGAATAGGCGTCATGCCAAAAGACGCTAAGCTATTGGCCGTTACATGGTCACCTGACCTCGTTGAGGTTATACGTGATATCAATAAATTCAGTAATAACACCATGGCCAAACAACTCTTTTTAACCATTGGTGCTAGGAATCGGAAATCAGGCGATAAAGACGATGCAGAAGCTGCTTACCGTACTATTTATAATTGGCTACTAACCAAAGGCGTCAGCCCTGAACAACTCAAAATGGAAAATGGTTCAGGTCTATCACGAGAAGAACGTATTACAGCTAAAGAAATGGTAGGTTTATTACAAATGGCGTGGAAAGGCAACTATTCTGCTGAATTTATTGCATCTATGCCTATTATTGGCGTTGATGGAACCATGAGTAAACGCTTAAGAAAAACCGAAGCTCGTGGACGTGGTCATATTAAAACAGGTACGCTCAATAACGTACGCGCCATTGCAGGGTTTATTAAAGACAAGAATAATAACGTATGGGCTATTGCCGCCATTTTAAATGACAGCAAGCCTTGGGGATCAAGTGATGTTTTAGATGATATCCTACTAGATACCTATAACCAATAA
- a CDS encoding magnesium transporter CorA family protein yields the protein MITYHYLQNGMLKTVTSDEVAGIPKDTIWIDLLHPTQDEEHFIEDNLDIEVPSPEEMSEIEDSSRFFVTKDGFCMIVSVVTGSQNMNPVLTEISFILDQKRLVCAHYGELVSFKTFENKCARQTQLFKSPDILMMSLMDAVVDRIADILEKLQSNLNDLSRNIFDNDKLDTKDLQLTVKKLGKYNSLLAKLSDSMLSIRRMLIYCKQSVSWLTKEAKDLLRSIELDIGSLTEYHTRMSSEITFLLDATLGLINIEQNSIIKVFSIAAVLFLPPTLVGTIYGMNFHDMPELDLRFGYPLSLILMILSALICYVWFKIKKWL from the coding sequence ATGATTACTTATCATTATCTTCAAAATGGTATGTTGAAGACGGTAACCTCTGATGAGGTGGCAGGTATTCCTAAGGATACTATATGGATTGATTTACTTCATCCAACCCAAGATGAAGAGCACTTTATTGAGGATAACCTAGATATAGAAGTGCCATCACCTGAAGAAATGTCAGAGATTGAGGATTCGTCACGTTTCTTTGTAACCAAAGATGGTTTTTGTATGATCGTATCTGTGGTAACAGGGAGTCAAAATATGAACCCTGTCTTAACAGAAATTTCATTTATTTTAGATCAAAAACGATTGGTATGTGCGCACTATGGTGAGTTAGTTTCTTTTAAAACATTTGAAAACAAATGTGCCCGCCAAACACAGTTATTTAAAAGCCCCGATATTTTGATGATGTCATTAATGGATGCTGTGGTTGATCGCATTGCAGACATTTTAGAGAAGTTACAGAGTAATCTAAATGATTTATCTAGAAATATTTTTGATAATGATAAATTAGATACTAAAGACTTACAGCTCACGGTTAAGAAATTAGGTAAATACAATTCATTATTGGCAAAGCTAAGTGACAGTATGCTCAGTATTCGCCGTATGTTAATTTATTGTAAGCAGTCGGTGAGTTGGTTAACGAAAGAGGCTAAGGATTTATTACGTTCAATTGAGTTAGATATCGGTTCTCTTACGGAGTACCATACGAGAATGTCCAGCGAGATCACTTTTTTATTAGATGCGACATTAGGGCTAATTAATATTGAGCAAAATAGCATTATCAAAGTGTTTTCTATTGCAGCCGTTTTATTTTTACCCCCCACGCTGGTTGGTACTATTTATGGCATGAACTTCCATGATATGCCAGAGTTGGATTTACGCTTTGGTTATCCATTAAGTTTGATACTGATGATATTGTCTGCGTTGATTTGTTATGTTTGGTTTAAGATTAAAAAATGGTTATAA
- a CDS encoding heavy metal translocating P-type ATPase translates to MSEKKHDHCCSHQDNNVHNTAKINENIDFSMGDSRWDSLLIEDMDCPTEERLIREKFKNIEAIETLEFNLIKRVLKIKHRYTQIEPLQQMISELGMQAVPYNNQILHESISAKSTAMLIIAGVLAFSAELMHYLSAPSFLIIIASLLAILLVGMPTYYKGFIALKNKALNINALMSIAVTGALLIGQWPEAAMVIVLFTLAEYIETLSLQKARNAIGGLLSLAPTTADIQQIDGSWQTVNADAVLLNSIVRVKPGQRIALDGEITSGQTTIDQSAITGESMPIEKNVGDPVYAGTVNGNQAFTFKVTRITSDTTLARIIQRVEEAQSSRAPTQRFVDQFSKYYTPIVVGLALLVALITIPSWIMTGVFSIDWIYKALVLLVIACPCALVISTPVTIVSGLARAAKLGMLVKGGVYLEQANKLQWLAVDKTGTLTVGKPSQTDYLSLDETVQAQQIAASLASHSDHPVSLAIAQAASENLLTVENFEALLGRGTKGTINEQTYYLGNYRLMEEIGVASTALSDTIKPFEQQGKTITLLATSANAIALFAVADTIKSTSKQAIDELHQLGIKVLMLTGDNAYTANSIAKEVGIDEVKANLLPEDKLTIIEEKIKQQQTIGMVGDGINDTPALARADIGFAMGAIGTDSAIETADVALMDDDLRKLPQFIRLSKATRQLLIQNISFAIIIKLLFIILTIVGYGTLWMAIFADIGVSLLVVFNGLRLLLFK, encoded by the coding sequence ATGAGCGAAAAAAAACACGATCATTGCTGTAGCCATCAAGATAACAATGTACACAATACAGCAAAAATCAATGAAAATATAGATTTCTCTATGGGAGACTCTCGCTGGGATAGCTTACTAATTGAAGACATGGACTGCCCTACCGAAGAGCGTCTTATTCGTGAAAAATTCAAGAATATAGAAGCCATTGAAACACTAGAGTTTAACCTAATCAAACGTGTACTCAAAATTAAACATCGTTACACTCAAATAGAACCGCTGCAACAAATGATTAGCGAACTGGGTATGCAAGCTGTTCCTTATAATAACCAAATATTGCATGAGTCTATTTCAGCTAAGTCAACAGCCATGCTGATTATTGCTGGCGTTCTTGCTTTTAGTGCTGAACTCATGCACTACCTTTCTGCCCCTAGTTTTCTAATCATTATCGCTTCTCTACTGGCTATTTTATTGGTAGGTATGCCAACCTATTACAAAGGGTTCATTGCATTAAAAAATAAAGCATTAAATATCAATGCACTCATGAGTATTGCCGTAACAGGAGCACTGCTGATTGGCCAATGGCCCGAAGCCGCCATGGTTATTGTTCTCTTCACGTTGGCCGAATACATAGAAACACTGTCACTGCAAAAAGCACGTAATGCTATTGGTGGTTTACTTAGCCTTGCGCCAACCACTGCTGATATCCAACAAATCGATGGTTCATGGCAAACTGTCAATGCTGATGCCGTACTACTCAATAGCATTGTCCGTGTCAAACCTGGTCAACGTATTGCACTCGATGGTGAAATAACCAGTGGACAAACCACTATCGACCAATCCGCCATTACGGGTGAAAGTATGCCCATCGAAAAGAACGTTGGAGACCCCGTCTATGCAGGAACAGTCAATGGTAACCAAGCATTCACATTTAAAGTAACACGTATTACCTCTGACACTACTTTAGCACGAATTATTCAACGGGTTGAAGAAGCTCAAAGTAGCCGCGCCCCGACACAACGCTTTGTCGATCAATTCTCAAAATACTACACTCCTATTGTAGTGGGTCTTGCTTTATTAGTCGCATTAATAACAATCCCATCTTGGATAATGACAGGGGTATTCTCAATTGATTGGATTTATAAAGCTCTTGTTTTACTAGTCATTGCATGCCCTTGTGCACTTGTTATTTCTACCCCTGTAACTATTGTCAGTGGCCTTGCAAGAGCTGCTAAATTAGGTATGCTAGTTAAAGGTGGAGTCTATTTGGAGCAGGCTAATAAACTACAATGGCTCGCGGTTGACAAAACAGGTACGTTAACCGTAGGAAAACCCTCACAAACTGACTACCTTTCATTAGACGAAACAGTTCAAGCACAACAAATTGCTGCAAGTTTAGCTAGCCATTCAGACCACCCAGTATCATTAGCTATTGCTCAAGCAGCGTCTGAAAACTTATTAACTGTTGAAAATTTTGAAGCATTGTTAGGGCGGGGAACCAAAGGTACTATCAATGAACAAACTTACTACCTTGGTAATTATCGCTTAATGGAAGAAATTGGTGTAGCGTCTACAGCGCTTAGTGATACCATTAAACCATTCGAACAACAGGGTAAAACTATTACATTGTTAGCAACCTCAGCCAATGCGATTGCTTTATTTGCAGTAGCTGATACTATTAAATCAACCTCCAAACAAGCAATTGATGAACTCCACCAACTAGGCATTAAAGTACTCATGCTAACAGGCGATAATGCCTATACGGCAAATTCAATTGCCAAAGAAGTTGGAATTGATGAAGTAAAAGCTAATCTACTACCCGAAGACAAACTCACTATTATTGAAGAAAAAATAAAGCAACAACAAACTATCGGCATGGTCGGTGATGGTATCAATGACACTCCAGCCCTAGCTCGTGCAGATATAGGCTTTGCCATGGGGGCAATAGGCACTGACAGTGCCATTGAAACGGCAGACGTTGCCTTAATGGACGATGATTTACGAAAACTTCCTCAATTTATTCGACTTTCGAAAGCAACACGCCAATTACTTATTCAAAATATTAGTTTTGCAATTATCATTAAACTATTGTTTATCATACTGACCATCGTGGGATATGGTACATTATGGATGGCTATTTTTGCTGATATAGGCGTCAGTTTATTAGTAGTATTTAACGGATTGAGATTACTACTTTTTAAATAG